A part of Macaca mulatta isolate MMU2019108-1 chromosome 12, T2T-MMU8v2.0, whole genome shotgun sequence genomic DNA contains:
- the RBM45 gene encoding RNA-binding protein 45 isoform X1 yields the protein MDEAGSSASGGGFRPGVDSLDEPPNSRIFLVISKYTPESVLRERFSPFGDIQDIWVVRDKHTKESKGIAFVKFARSSQACRAMEEMHGQCLGPNDTKPIKVFIAQSRSSGSHRDVEDEELTRIFVMIPKSYTEEDLREKFKVYGDIEYCSIIKNKVTGESKGLGYVRYLKPSQAAQAIENCDRSFRAILAEPKNKASESSEQDYYSNMRQEALGHEPRVNMFPFGKFTFFYIVGEQQSEFSSFDKNDSRGQEAISKRLSVVSRVPFTEEQLFSIFDIVPGLEYCEVQRDPYSNYGHGVVQYFNVASAIYAKYKLHGFQYPPGNRIGVSFIDDGSNATDLLRKMATQMVAAQLASMVWNNPSQQQLMQFGGSSGSQLPQIQTDVVLPSCKKKAPPETPVKERLFIVFNPHPLPLDVLEDIFCRFGNLIEVYLVSGKNVGYAKYADRISANDAIATLHGKILNGVRLKVMLADSPREESNKRQRTY from the exons ATGGACGAAGCTGGCAGCTCTGCGAGCGGCGGGGGCTTCCGCCCGGGCGTGGACAGCCTGGACGAACCGCCCAACAGCCGCATCTTCCTTGTGATCAGCAAGTACACGCCTGAGTCGGTGCTGAGGGAGCGCTTCTCGCCTTTTGGCGACATCCAGGACATCTGGGTGGTGCGGGACAAGCACACTAAGGAATCCAAGGGCATTGCTTTCGTCAAGTTCGCCCGCAGCTCACAGGCCTGCAGGGCCATGGAGGAGATGCATGGCCAGTGCCTCGGCCCCAACGACACCAAGCCCATCAAG gTTTTCATTGCACAGTCCCGATCATCTGGAAGTCACCGAGATGTTGAAGATGAAGAACTTACAAGAATCTTTGTTATGATACCAAAGTCCTACACAGAGGAAGATCTGCGGGAAAAATTTAAG GTGTATGGAGATATCGAGTATTGCAGCATTATTAAGAATAAAGTCACTGGAGAAAGTAAAGGTTTGGGCTACGTACGATACTTAAAACCATCACAAGCTGCCCAAGCAATAGAAAACTGTGATCGAA GTTTTAGAGCAATCTTGGCTGAACCTAAAAATAAAGCATCTGAATCCTCTGAACAAGATTATTATAGTAATATGAGGCAGGAGGCTTTGGGACATGAACCTAGAgtaaatatgtttccatttggTAA atttacttttttttatattGTTGGAGAACAACAATCTGAATTTTCAAGTTTTGACAAGAATGACAGCCGAGGCCAGGAAGCAATCTCCAAACGCTTGTCAGTTGTATCAAGAGTTCCTTTCACTGAAGAACagcttttcagcatttttgaTATAGTACCAGGATTGGAATATTGTGAAGTTCAACGAGATCCTTATtcaaattatg GTCATGGAGTGGTTCAGTATTTTAATGTAGCATCAGCTATTTATGCAAAATACAAATTACATGGATTTCAGTACCCTCCTGGGAATCGAATAGGTGTTTCCTTCATTGATGATGGAAGTAATGCAACAGA TCTCCTTAGAAAAATGGCAACACAGATGGTAGCTGCACAGCTTGCATCAATGGTGTGGAATAACCCAAGTCAGCAACAACTTATG CAATTTGGAGGAAGCTCTGGATCACAGTTGCCTCAAATCCAGACAGATGTTGTACTTCCATCATGCAAAAAAAAAGCTCCTCCTGAAACTCCTGTGAAAGAAAGACTTTTTATTGTGTTTAATCCTCATCCTTTACCTTTAGACGTATTAGAAGATATATTCTG TCGTTTTGGTAACCTGATCGAAGTTTACCTTGTATCAGGAAAAAATGTGGGGTATGCCAAGTATGCCGATAGAATAAGTGCTAATGACGCTATTGCCACTCTACATGGGAAGATTCTGAATGGGGTGAGACTTAAAGTTATGCTGGCAGATTCGCCAAGAGAAGAGTCTAACAAACGGCAAAGAACTTACTGA
- the RBM45 gene encoding RNA-binding protein 45 isoform X2 has product MDEAGSSASGGGFRPGVDSLDEPPNSRIFLVISKYTPESVLRERFSPFGDIQDIWVVRDKHTKESKGIAFVKFARSSQACRAMEEMHGQCLGPNDTKPIKVFIAQSRSSGSHRDVEDEELTRIFVMIPKSYTEEDLREKFKVYGDIEYCSIIKNKVTGESKGLGYVRYLKPSQAAQAIENCDRSFRAILAEPKNKASESSEQDYYSNMRQEALGHEPRVNMFPFVGEQQSEFSSFDKNDSRGQEAISKRLSVVSRVPFTEEQLFSIFDIVPGLEYCEVQRDPYSNYGHGVVQYFNVASAIYAKYKLHGFQYPPGNRIGVSFIDDGSNATDLLRKMATQMVAAQLASMVWNNPSQQQLMQFGGSSGSQLPQIQTDVVLPSCKKKAPPETPVKERLFIVFNPHPLPLDVLEDIFCRFGNLIEVYLVSGKNVGYAKYADRISANDAIATLHGKILNGVRLKVMLADSPREESNKRQRTY; this is encoded by the exons ATGGACGAAGCTGGCAGCTCTGCGAGCGGCGGGGGCTTCCGCCCGGGCGTGGACAGCCTGGACGAACCGCCCAACAGCCGCATCTTCCTTGTGATCAGCAAGTACACGCCTGAGTCGGTGCTGAGGGAGCGCTTCTCGCCTTTTGGCGACATCCAGGACATCTGGGTGGTGCGGGACAAGCACACTAAGGAATCCAAGGGCATTGCTTTCGTCAAGTTCGCCCGCAGCTCACAGGCCTGCAGGGCCATGGAGGAGATGCATGGCCAGTGCCTCGGCCCCAACGACACCAAGCCCATCAAG gTTTTCATTGCACAGTCCCGATCATCTGGAAGTCACCGAGATGTTGAAGATGAAGAACTTACAAGAATCTTTGTTATGATACCAAAGTCCTACACAGAGGAAGATCTGCGGGAAAAATTTAAG GTGTATGGAGATATCGAGTATTGCAGCATTATTAAGAATAAAGTCACTGGAGAAAGTAAAGGTTTGGGCTACGTACGATACTTAAAACCATCACAAGCTGCCCAAGCAATAGAAAACTGTGATCGAA GTTTTAGAGCAATCTTGGCTGAACCTAAAAATAAAGCATCTGAATCCTCTGAACAAGATTATTATAGTAATATGAGGCAGGAGGCTTTGGGACATGAACCTAGAgtaaatatgtttccat ttGTTGGAGAACAACAATCTGAATTTTCAAGTTTTGACAAGAATGACAGCCGAGGCCAGGAAGCAATCTCCAAACGCTTGTCAGTTGTATCAAGAGTTCCTTTCACTGAAGAACagcttttcagcatttttgaTATAGTACCAGGATTGGAATATTGTGAAGTTCAACGAGATCCTTATtcaaattatg GTCATGGAGTGGTTCAGTATTTTAATGTAGCATCAGCTATTTATGCAAAATACAAATTACATGGATTTCAGTACCCTCCTGGGAATCGAATAGGTGTTTCCTTCATTGATGATGGAAGTAATGCAACAGA TCTCCTTAGAAAAATGGCAACACAGATGGTAGCTGCACAGCTTGCATCAATGGTGTGGAATAACCCAAGTCAGCAACAACTTATG CAATTTGGAGGAAGCTCTGGATCACAGTTGCCTCAAATCCAGACAGATGTTGTACTTCCATCATGCAAAAAAAAAGCTCCTCCTGAAACTCCTGTGAAAGAAAGACTTTTTATTGTGTTTAATCCTCATCCTTTACCTTTAGACGTATTAGAAGATATATTCTG TCGTTTTGGTAACCTGATCGAAGTTTACCTTGTATCAGGAAAAAATGTGGGGTATGCCAAGTATGCCGATAGAATAAGTGCTAATGACGCTATTGCCACTCTACATGGGAAGATTCTGAATGGGGTGAGACTTAAAGTTATGCTGGCAGATTCGCCAAGAGAAGAGTCTAACAAACGGCAAAGAACTTACTGA
- the RBM45 gene encoding RNA-binding protein 45 isoform X3, giving the protein MDEAGSSASGGGFRPGVDSLDEPPNSRIFLVISKYTPESVLRERFSPFGDIQDIWVVRDKHTKESKGIAFVKFARSSQACRAMEEMHGQCLGPNDTKPIKVFIAQSRSSGSHRDVEDEELTRIFVMIPKSYTEEDLREKFKVYGDIEYCSIIKNKVTGESKGLGYVRYLKPSQAAQAIENCDRSFRAILAEPKNKASESSEQDYYSNMRQEALGHEPRVNMFPFEQQSEFSSFDKNDSRGQEAISKRLSVVSRVPFTEEQLFSIFDIVPGLEYCEVQRDPYSNYGHGVVQYFNVASAIYAKYKLHGFQYPPGNRIGVSFIDDGSNATDLLRKMATQMVAAQLASMVWNNPSQQQLMQFGGSSGSQLPQIQTDVVLPSCKKKAPPETPVKERLFIVFNPHPLPLDVLEDIFCRFGNLIEVYLVSGKNVGYAKYADRISANDAIATLHGKILNGVRLKVMLADSPREESNKRQRTY; this is encoded by the exons ATGGACGAAGCTGGCAGCTCTGCGAGCGGCGGGGGCTTCCGCCCGGGCGTGGACAGCCTGGACGAACCGCCCAACAGCCGCATCTTCCTTGTGATCAGCAAGTACACGCCTGAGTCGGTGCTGAGGGAGCGCTTCTCGCCTTTTGGCGACATCCAGGACATCTGGGTGGTGCGGGACAAGCACACTAAGGAATCCAAGGGCATTGCTTTCGTCAAGTTCGCCCGCAGCTCACAGGCCTGCAGGGCCATGGAGGAGATGCATGGCCAGTGCCTCGGCCCCAACGACACCAAGCCCATCAAG gTTTTCATTGCACAGTCCCGATCATCTGGAAGTCACCGAGATGTTGAAGATGAAGAACTTACAAGAATCTTTGTTATGATACCAAAGTCCTACACAGAGGAAGATCTGCGGGAAAAATTTAAG GTGTATGGAGATATCGAGTATTGCAGCATTATTAAGAATAAAGTCACTGGAGAAAGTAAAGGTTTGGGCTACGTACGATACTTAAAACCATCACAAGCTGCCCAAGCAATAGAAAACTGTGATCGAA GTTTTAGAGCAATCTTGGCTGAACCTAAAAATAAAGCATCTGAATCCTCTGAACAAGATTATTATAGTAATATGAGGCAGGAGGCTTTGGGACATGAACCTAGAgtaaatatgtttccatttg AACAACAATCTGAATTTTCAAGTTTTGACAAGAATGACAGCCGAGGCCAGGAAGCAATCTCCAAACGCTTGTCAGTTGTATCAAGAGTTCCTTTCACTGAAGAACagcttttcagcatttttgaTATAGTACCAGGATTGGAATATTGTGAAGTTCAACGAGATCCTTATtcaaattatg GTCATGGAGTGGTTCAGTATTTTAATGTAGCATCAGCTATTTATGCAAAATACAAATTACATGGATTTCAGTACCCTCCTGGGAATCGAATAGGTGTTTCCTTCATTGATGATGGAAGTAATGCAACAGA TCTCCTTAGAAAAATGGCAACACAGATGGTAGCTGCACAGCTTGCATCAATGGTGTGGAATAACCCAAGTCAGCAACAACTTATG CAATTTGGAGGAAGCTCTGGATCACAGTTGCCTCAAATCCAGACAGATGTTGTACTTCCATCATGCAAAAAAAAAGCTCCTCCTGAAACTCCTGTGAAAGAAAGACTTTTTATTGTGTTTAATCCTCATCCTTTACCTTTAGACGTATTAGAAGATATATTCTG TCGTTTTGGTAACCTGATCGAAGTTTACCTTGTATCAGGAAAAAATGTGGGGTATGCCAAGTATGCCGATAGAATAAGTGCTAATGACGCTATTGCCACTCTACATGGGAAGATTCTGAATGGGGTGAGACTTAAAGTTATGCTGGCAGATTCGCCAAGAGAAGAGTCTAACAAACGGCAAAGAACTTACTGA